One Rosa chinensis cultivar Old Blush chromosome 3, RchiOBHm-V2, whole genome shotgun sequence DNA window includes the following coding sequences:
- the LOC112193376 gene encoding germin-like protein subfamily 3 member 2, whose translation MSSTLTLLFVNFILLCATTLASDPDPIQDYCLPNLKSSASRTAHLTIIPCKNSSEATTDDFVFSGMKVPGNFTDTGLAAISVNPTIFPGINTLGMSFVRADLKVGGINPPHFHPRATEIAYIVQGSVYSGFVDSTNRVFARVVEQGEVMVFPRGLVHFLMNVGKKPATVFGSFNSQNPGMQKIPAAIFGSGINDKLLEKAFGLSPKQIALMRRRFG comes from the coding sequence ATGTCTTCTACTCTTACCCTATTGTTTGTTAATTTCATCCTCCTATGTGCCACAACATTAGCTTCCGATCCCGACCCAATTCAAGACTATTGCTTACCGAATCTGAAATCCAGTGCATCAAGAACAGCCCACCTCACCATCATCCCATGCAAGAACTCGTCTGAGGCCACCACCGATGACTTCGTCTTCTCCGGAATGAAGGTACCCGGGAACTTCACGGACACGGGCCTCGCGGCCATCTCGGTGAACCCGACAATCTTTCCAGGGATCAACACACTAGGGATGTCATTTGTAAGAGCTGATCTCAAGGTGGGTGGAATCAATCCACCACATTTCCACCCAAGAGCCACAGAAATAGCATATATAGTGCAAGGGAGTGTTTATTCTGGGTTTGTTGATTCTACAAATAGGGTTTTCGCTAGGGTAGTTGAGCAAGGAGAGGTCATGGTGTTCCCCAGGGGTCTAGTTCACTTTTTAATGAACGTCGGCAAGAAGCCAGCTACAGTATTTGGAAGCTTCAATAGCCAAAATCCAGGAATGCAGAAGATCCCAGCGGCTATTTTTGGGTCTGGTATAAATGATAAGCTCTTGGAGAAGGCATTTGGATTGAGTCCTAAGCAGATTGCTCTGATGAGAAGAAGATTTGGGTGA
- the LOC112193375 gene encoding uncharacterized protein LOC112193375 encodes MAGGVNRKISAASARAHTRRTKQNSSFRLPSGMFRTTLVVLFMGFLAWAYQAIQPPPPKICGSPDGPPVTAPRIKLRDGRHLAYQEHGVPKENAQYKIVYVHGIDSCRHDAVAAQTLSPEIVEDLGVYFVSFDRPGYGESDPDPNRTAKSMALDIEELADELGLGSRFYVIGFSMGGQVLWGCLKYIPHRLAGAALLAPVVNYWWTGIPANLSNEAYHQQFQQDQWAVRVSHYTPWLTYFWNTQKWFPASSVMAHSTDILSQQDKELLPKLFKRKPYMDQVRQQGEFESIHRDMNLGFGTWEFSPLDLENPFPNNEASVHVWHGDEDNMVPVTLQRYIAQQLPWIQYHEIPGAGHLFPHADGMCNTIVKALLTDDK; translated from the exons ATGGCCGGTGGAGTTAACCGGAAGATATCGGCCGCTTCGGCCAGAGCTCACACCCGAAGAACCAAGCAAAACAGCTCCTTCCGTCTTCCTTCAg GGATGTTTAGGACAACACTGGTGGTGTTGTTTATGGGGTTTCTGGCATGGGCATATCAGGCCATCCAACCTCCTCCACCAAAGATTTGTGGCTCTCCTGATGGCCCTCCTGTTACAGCACCAAGAATAAAACTTAGGGATGGAAGGCATTTAGCCTATCAAGAGCATGGGGTCCCAAAAGAAAATGCTCAGTATAAAATTGTTTATGTCCATGGTATTGATTCTTGCAGACATGATGCTGTTGCTGCACAAACCCTATCTCCA GAAATTGTTGAAGACTTGGGTGTCTACTTTGTGTCTTTTGACAGACCTGGTTATGGAGAGAGTGATCCTGATCCAAATAGAACAGCAAAGAGTATGGCTTTAGATATAGAGGAGCTGGCTGATGAATTAGGATTAGGATCCAGATTCTATGTAATTGGTTTTTCCATGGGTGGACAGGTTCTTTGGGGTTGCCTCAAGTACATCCCTCACAG GCTAGCAGGAGCGGCACTATTAGCTCCAGTTGTTAATTACTGGTGGACCGGTATTCCTGCAAATCTATCTAACGAAGCATACCACCAACAGTTTCAGCAAGACCAGTGGGCAGTTCGTGTTTCTCACTACACCCCTTGGCTTACCTATTTCTGGAACACTCAAAAATGGTTTCCCGCTTCAAGTGTTATGGCTCACAGCACAGATATTCTTTCTCAACAAGACAAAGAACTCCTCCCTAAGCTTTTCAAAAGAAAACCATATATG GACCAGGTAAGACAGCAAGGAGAATTCGAGTCCATTCACCGTGACATGAATCTTGGATTTGGGACCTGGGAATTCAGTCCTCTGGATCTGGAAAATCCTTTTCCAAACAATGAAGCTTCTGTTCATGTGTGGCATGGAGATGAAGATAACATGGTTCCTGTTACTCTGCAACGATACATTGCCCAACAACTTCCCTGGATTCAATATCATGAGATACCAGGTGCTGGACACTTGTTCCCACATGCTGATGGGATGTGCAATACCATTGTCAAGGCACTTTTAACTGATGACAAGTAA